A region of the Dehalogenimonas sp. THU2 genome:
GTTCAAGGTGATTTTGAACAAGGACAACCTCGAAAGAGCAATGCTTCGCCAAAATTTGTCACGGAAACTGTTGGCCCGAGAGATCGGACTTTCGGCAAGCTACCTGTCCCGCGTCTTGAACGGCAAACAGAATCCGACAGCTTCGGTTCGCCAGGCTCTACTCCAATATTTCAAAGGCTGTTCGTTCGATGACTTTTTCACTATCCAGGAAGATGGAGCCGGTGA
Encoded here:
- a CDS encoding helix-turn-helix transcriptional regulator; this encodes MFKVILNKDNLERAMLRQNLSRKLLAREIGLSASYLSRVLNGKQNPTASVRQALLQYFKGCSFDDFFTIQEDGAGDVN